One genomic region from Bacteroidales bacterium encodes:
- a CDS encoding T9SS type A sorting domain-containing protein has translation MKKIHFFKFLFLLLLAVNQLVIAQGLPPGWEYNSSLSTFIIAVPVSAQPNINGVLLNPGDYIGVFYLDDQGEFACGGATPWLGNQNTGIIAFGDDPFSPEKDGFANNELVNYKIYSWSVQREYDAVAICNPNPNMVPCDHFVANGLSGVDSLYANGFFIAAQADPEEICAGSQVQLLVEPSGGSGSHTFLWTSVPPGFSSTLPNPVAFPEVDTEYLVIVTDGSDNLTTSLNVEVAPAPIANAGSNITICENASVQLNGQQSNGSSHLWSTSGDGTFNNASALDAMYFPGVQDIAGGSAQLTLTVQATAPCTGSAISSLMVSVVSMPVVDAGMDVTRCEDQNVNILATILNGVTSLWSTSGDGTFQAPSQPQTIYNPGPADISAGGATLTISVNAIAPCTGAAQDALELTLAPLPVVDAGQNLLICETETALLSGNAQYQSSVEWLTAGDGSFDDPTNIQTQYFPGAQDVSSGSVTLSLVCQPVAPCTTALQDDLLLNIQNTPVVAAGGDAVICENSTLQLSGSVSNFDEVLWSTTGDGTFDDAGSLNTLYHPGNNDIVAGQATITLTAQPEFPCTLSVSDDMLLSIVYTPTADAGMDATIEKADTHQLDGSASNYSLTIWSSSGDGIFDNFENLDAVYTPGIADIGNAGAVLSLTAFPLTPCVVNAVDEMILSIDTTVGIRDWFDPSRFTIFPNPSDGLFYLSLPDDASSKPSFVVEVFDALGQLVLRADGLAIKSISANSLIIDLRKQKTGVYFLKVSQGNYIFNKKMLIKKQE, from the coding sequence ATGAAAAAAATACACTTTTTTAAGTTCCTTTTCCTTCTCCTCCTCGCAGTAAACCAGCTCGTAATTGCCCAGGGTTTGCCACCGGGATGGGAATACAATTCGTCACTCTCTACCTTCATCATTGCCGTTCCGGTTTCGGCCCAACCTAATATCAATGGTGTGCTGCTCAATCCCGGCGATTACATCGGAGTTTTTTATCTCGACGACCAGGGCGAGTTTGCCTGCGGAGGCGCTACGCCATGGCTGGGAAATCAGAACACGGGGATTATTGCCTTTGGTGATGATCCCTTTTCGCCGGAGAAAGATGGATTTGCTAACAATGAATTAGTTAATTATAAAATTTACTCATGGTCGGTGCAGCGTGAATACGATGCAGTAGCGATATGCAACCCCAACCCCAACATGGTTCCATGCGATCATTTTGTGGCCAATGGTCTTTCGGGAGTAGATTCGTTATATGCCAATGGGTTTTTTATTGCTGCCCAGGCCGACCCAGAAGAGATTTGTGCCGGCAGTCAGGTGCAGCTCCTCGTGGAGCCAAGCGGCGGATCGGGAAGCCATACCTTTTTATGGACTTCGGTGCCGCCGGGGTTTTCTTCCACCCTGCCCAATCCCGTTGCTTTTCCTGAGGTGGATACAGAGTATTTGGTTATCGTTACCGATGGATCGGATAATCTTACGACCTCATTAAATGTCGAAGTAGCGCCGGCGCCTATAGCCAATGCAGGCAGCAACATTACTATTTGCGAAAATGCTTCTGTACAGCTAAATGGCCAGCAATCGAATGGTTCGTCACATTTGTGGTCGACATCCGGCGATGGTACCTTTAACAATGCGTCCGCGCTTGATGCAATGTACTTTCCGGGCGTGCAGGATATTGCCGGAGGCAGCGCGCAGCTTACGCTCACTGTGCAGGCAACCGCTCCATGCACCGGGTCTGCAATCTCCTCGCTGATGGTTTCGGTGGTTAGTATGCCCGTAGTAGATGCTGGCATGGATGTGACCAGATGCGAAGATCAAAACGTAAATATTTTGGCTACCATTCTCAATGGCGTTACCTCTTTGTGGAGCACCAGCGGCGACGGAACTTTCCAGGCACCATCGCAGCCGCAAACTATTTACAACCCCGGCCCGGCGGATATCAGCGCCGGTGGAGCCACATTAACAATTTCAGTAAATGCCATCGCTCCCTGCACCGGCGCGGCGCAGGATGCATTGGAATTAACCCTGGCGCCATTGCCCGTTGTCGATGCCGGCCAAAACCTGCTCATCTGCGAAACGGAAACGGCGCTCCTTAGCGGAAATGCTCAATACCAGTCCTCCGTCGAATGGCTCACTGCCGGCGATGGTTCTTTTGATGACCCTACAAATATACAAACACAATATTTCCCTGGTGCCCAGGACGTCAGCAGTGGCTCCGTCACGTTATCATTGGTTTGTCAGCCGGTAGCGCCTTGTACCACTGCTCTCCAGGATGATCTTCTGCTCAATATTCAAAATACTCCTGTGGTTGCGGCAGGTGGCGATGCCGTTATTTGTGAAAATTCCACCCTGCAGCTTTCGGGCAGCGTAAGCAATTTCGATGAAGTATTGTGGAGCACCACCGGCGACGGCACCTTCGATGATGCCGGAAGCTTAAATACACTTTATCATCCCGGAAATAACGATATTGTTGCCGGTCAGGCAACTATTACGCTCACCGCCCAGCCGGAATTTCCATGCACCTTATCGGTATCTGACGATATGCTGCTAAGCATTGTTTATACTCCAACAGCCGACGCCGGCATGGACGCCACCATAGAGAAAGCGGATACCCACCAGCTCGATGGTTCCGCCTCGAATTATTCGCTTACTATCTGGAGTAGTTCCGGCGATGGCATCTTCGACAACTTCGAAAATCTCGATGCTGTGTACACTCCCGGCATAGCAGATATTGGCAACGCAGGAGCTGTGCTGAGTCTTACTGCTTTTCCGCTTACACCTTGTGTTGTAAATGCGGTGGATGAAATGATCCTTAGCATCGACACTACCGTCGGAATCAGAGATTGGTTCGATCCATCACGTTTTACGATTTTCCCAAATCCGTCCGACGGATTGTTTTATCTCTCTTTGCCCGATGATGCTTCATCCAAACCATCTTTTGTTGTAGAAGTTTTTGATGCGTTGGGGCAACTGGTTTTGCGTGCAGATGGGCTGGCGATAAAATCTATCAGCGCCAATTCGCTAATCATCGATCTGCGAAAGCAAAAAACCGGAGTTTACTTTCTAAAGGTGAGCCAGGGTAATTATATTTTTAATAAAAAAATGTTGATAAAAAAACAGGAATGA
- a CDS encoding T9SS type A sorting domain-containing protein, translating to MFALIGKFTNLSEYKSLKKEDYMLLKVYKSRVWLILFMLLPFVGSAQLPGSPWNFTNHPNSAVYVIPTTVAYNGGLNALSAGDWVGAFYMNDGVLECGGAYQWTGTANITVVAFGNDTLVAPIKNGFYEGETVHWKFYRTATTTEVEVLSTPEYSWTNGALGEVTKFSAATPPVVCQDINLVTGTRLISSYIQPDDLNFKNVMQGVLGNLSIAKNSAGLSLRKIANNWVNGIGNWVVTEGYSVRMNSPALLEICGDQVPYDTPIPVSGTKLVAYLHNSPMNALTAFNNILPNLSIVKNSTGLSLRKIANNWINSIGNLSPGQGYSVRMNAPDILVYPALDNLPSMGKQPETMSRDGHFVWPGGDVMDNTWSLYIDFATLNGVSLQAGDEIAVLDGDKIVGVRILTGVPAPGTYSEELPTFKTLGDGNPGYVPGHPISIKVWSVANQIEASEFEISFIDPGDAWMEPFFPVQNDEYSVVTLLFTTEQAYVPTFNIYQDGSLLTSNVEGNTYLVEGLTNGTEYCYTVTQNLEGGDESCHSNGLCATPIGGCQDVVINNFPTEHADLCAGTELSYDFSGVEVLNAATVTWSVDPVAAGTFTGVIFTLDTDYVGVVTITVFGEATPPCADSTASLSFEVFALPVVTCPEFDAVCSGSDVIDFAAVPGGVYTDIEGVEVTEFDPIEAGTFVFTLTVIDGNNCSAFCDFDIVVLQSAVVYAGADATIEEGETYTIADATVLNTTIILWSTNGDGTFDDVTIANTTYTPGSSDIAAGQVTLTLQGGGVCPDTDSMVLTIGENPCPNPPVANAGPDMEVCQDGEAVQLNGSAEYYSSVTWTTVMASGVFSDEYILNPIYTPGEMDYLLGSVEVILLVNGLPGCDTAVQDTMIITFNELPEVTLAAYAPVCAGIEEFALYGGLPEGGIYYVDGVETLVFDPAVAGEYVVKYTYTDDNGCSNFATGTILVNELPEVTLAAYAPVCEGEEAFDLYGGMPVGGTYFVDGVEALTFNPAVAGLYELMYTYTGENGCSNSAVGTILVNALPIVECPVIEPVCAGSEMIAFEAVEGGVYTNAAGDPVIGFNPIDDGTFVFTLTVTGANGCVGTCDFNIVVNPLPVVECPEFEDVCSGSEMIDFAVVEGGVYTNEAGDIVIGFNPEDVGVYEFTLTVTENGCEGFCTFEITVLQSAVVYAGADAFIEEGETYTISDATASYAIALLWSTDGDGTFDDTTIIDPTYTPGSNDIAAKQVTLSLFGDGDCPDTDTMVLTIGENPCPNPPVVNAGEDMEVCADGEPIELNASSEFCTSYQWFTPDGLGSFSEENILNPTYTPSPLDYAAGSVELCVMAEGLSGCNAVTDCMTITFNPLPEVTLAAYAPVCEGEEEFDLYGGMPVGGTYFVDDVEALTFNPAVAGLYDLMYTYTDDNGCSNSAMGSILVNPLPVVECPVFAPVCEGIEMIVFDEIEGGVYTNEDGAVVAGFNPITAGEYEFTLTVTNEFGCSAFCTFGIEVLPLPTITTQPVDVEVQIGQPFELIVEAVNATGYQWYFNGAIIPDATDAAYTVASALGADAGTYYVIVSGDCGDVTSVEVTVTIAAITPETQVINFYGPVNGMSTYLELINPDMSNIFADVMDDLYYVEMKNPSKIWTPLNTSFDFNESNGAKVALYGGYPSSIEVAGYARTDNTVNLPMGGSYMPIYSRTAVSAADVFGPLGASLYAVYSMDYSGIYWPAFNIYTLQNLIPGSAYNVVMTAPGVANFDVPIVLTAVAGYTNVPANLTSWNDMVLTATQHNIAITAAALSGLQIGDVIGAFNEYGQMAGMVEVTSLIDNLVLRAFGDNPATEAVEGFVEGDMITFKIWRNGVEISAEATFAANLPNQNVFAKDGISAVEGLKAGVTAINDLSTELTANLYPNPATDLVNINTNFVISNIKVINYVGQVIFENNPSQEDFQINTSNLVSGMYFVQIESNEGYVITKRLTIK from the coding sequence TTGTTTGCACTTATCGGAAAATTTACAAACCTAAGCGAATACAAATCATTAAAAAAGGAGGATTACATGTTATTAAAAGTTTACAAATCAAGAGTATGGCTCATACTCTTTATGCTATTGCCGTTTGTAGGCAGTGCTCAGCTTCCGGGATCGCCCTGGAACTTTACCAACCATCCCAATTCGGCCGTTTACGTGATTCCCACTACGGTAGCTTACAACGGTGGTTTGAATGCTCTTTCTGCCGGTGACTGGGTGGGAGCTTTCTACATGAACGACGGCGTGTTGGAGTGTGGTGGTGCCTACCAATGGACCGGAACCGCCAATATCACCGTCGTGGCCTTTGGCAATGACACGCTCGTAGCCCCTATCAAAAATGGTTTTTATGAGGGCGAAACGGTACACTGGAAATTTTATCGCACTGCTACGACCACCGAGGTAGAGGTTCTCTCAACTCCGGAATATTCCTGGACGAACGGTGCCTTAGGTGAAGTAACTAAATTCTCTGCTGCAACGCCACCGGTGGTTTGCCAGGATATCAACCTGGTTACAGGCACCAGATTAATATCATCCTACATTCAACCGGATGATCTTAATTTTAAAAATGTTATGCAGGGAGTTCTCGGTAATTTAAGCATTGCAAAAAACTCTGCAGGTTTGTCACTTCGAAAAATCGCTAATAACTGGGTCAATGGCATCGGGAATTGGGTTGTAACGGAAGGGTATTCTGTTAGGATGAATTCTCCGGCTTTACTTGAAATATGCGGAGACCAAGTGCCTTACGATACCCCCATCCCAGTAAGTGGGACAAAATTAGTTGCGTATTTACATAACAGTCCAATGAATGCTCTAACCGCATTCAATAATATTTTACCAAATTTAAGCATCGTTAAGAATTCGACAGGTTTGTCACTTCGGAAGATCGCGAATAATTGGATCAATAGTATTGGGAATCTTTCTCCTGGACAAGGATATTCCGTGCGAATGAATGCTCCGGATATTTTGGTTTATCCAGCTCTTGACAATTTGCCTTCTATGGGAAAACAACCAGAAACTATGAGTCGTGATGGTCATTTTGTATGGCCAGGTGGGGATGTAATGGACAATACTTGGTCACTTTATATTGACTTTGCAACTCTAAATGGAGTTTCTTTGCAGGCAGGAGATGAGATTGCTGTTTTGGATGGTGATAAAATTGTTGGTGTTCGGATTTTGACAGGTGTACCTGCACCTGGAACTTATAGTGAGGAATTACCTACATTTAAAACCTTAGGTGATGGCAATCCTGGTTATGTGCCAGGTCATCCAATTTCGATAAAGGTTTGGTCGGTAGCAAATCAAATAGAAGCATCAGAATTTGAGATTTCGTTTATTGACCCAGGCGATGCATGGATGGAGCCATTTTTCCCCGTTCAAAATGATGAATATAGTGTTGTTACATTATTATTTACGACGGAACAAGCTTACGTGCCTACATTCAATATTTATCAGGATGGATCATTGTTAACATCTAATGTTGAAGGAAATACCTATCTGGTAGAAGGTTTGACTAATGGAACTGAATATTGCTACACCGTAACCCAAAATCTGGAAGGTGGTGATGAGTCATGCCATTCCAATGGACTTTGTGCAACTCCTATTGGAGGCTGCCAGGACGTTGTTATCAACAACTTCCCCACTGAGCATGCAGATCTTTGCGCTGGTACAGAGTTATCATATGACTTTAGTGGTGTTGAAGTTCTCAATGCTGCCACAGTTACCTGGTCAGTCGATCCGGTTGCAGCCGGAACTTTCACAGGAGTTATTTTCACTCTGGATACAGATTATGTAGGTGTTGTTACCATTACCGTATTTGGTGAAGCTACGCCTCCATGCGCCGATTCTACCGCAAGCCTTTCATTTGAAGTGTTCGCACTTCCCGTTGTAACATGTCCGGAGTTTGATGCTGTTTGTTCTGGTAGCGATGTGATTGATTTCGCAGCAGTACCGGGTGGCGTTTACACCGATATTGAAGGTGTGGAAGTAACCGAATTCGATCCTATTGAAGCCGGAACTTTCGTCTTTACCCTCACAGTTATTGATGGAAACAATTGCTCCGCATTCTGTGATTTCGACATTGTTGTTCTGCAATCTGCTGTAGTTTATGCCGGTGCTGATGCAACCATCGAAGAAGGCGAAACATACACCATTGCTGATGCTACCGTTCTTAACACTACAATAATCCTTTGGTCCACCAATGGTGATGGTACATTTGATGACGTTACAATCGCCAATACTACCTATACGCCGGGATCGAGTGATATTGCTGCTGGTCAAGTTACCCTTACGCTCCAAGGCGGTGGCGTTTGCCCCGATACAGATAGCATGGTTTTGACTATTGGCGAGAATCCTTGCCCGAATCCACCTGTTGCTAATGCCGGCCCGGATATGGAAGTTTGTCAAGATGGTGAAGCAGTTCAGCTTAATGGTTCTGCCGAATATTACTCTAGTGTTACATGGACTACTGTAATGGCATCTGGTGTATTTAGCGATGAATACATCCTGAATCCTATCTATACTCCTGGCGAAATGGATTATTTACTGGGCTCTGTAGAAGTAATCCTACTTGTTAACGGTCTTCCTGGCTGCGATACAGCAGTTCAAGACACCATGATTATTACATTTAACGAGTTGCCCGAAGTTACACTGGCAGCTTACGCACCGGTTTGCGCAGGCATTGAAGAATTTGCTCTTTATGGTGGTTTACCAGAAGGTGGTATTTATTACGTTGATGGCGTTGAAACATTAGTGTTTGATCCGGCAGTAGCTGGTGAATACGTAGTGAAGTACACCTACACCGACGATAATGGCTGTAGCAATTTCGCAACGGGTACGATCCTGGTTAACGAACTGCCCGAAGTTACTTTGGCAGCTTATGCTCCGGTTTGCGAAGGCGAAGAAGCATTCGATCTTTATGGCGGTATGCCCGTAGGTGGAACTTACTTTGTAGATGGTGTTGAAGCATTAACTTTTAACCCCGCAGTAGCTGGCCTATACGAACTGATGTACACTTACACCGGCGAAAACGGCTGTAGTAACTCTGCTGTGGGTACGATCCTTGTTAATGCCCTTCCAATTGTGGAATGCCCGGTTATCGAGCCTGTTTGTGCTGGTAGCGAAATGATTGCTTTTGAAGCAGTCGAAGGTGGCGTTTACACCAATGCAGCCGGTGATCCCGTTATCGGATTCAATCCTATAGATGACGGAACATTCGTCTTTACCCTCACCGTTACCGGTGCAAATGGTTGTGTTGGTACATGCGATTTCAATATTGTCGTTAATCCATTGCCCGTTGTTGAATGCCCGGAATTTGAAGATGTTTGTTCTGGTAGCGAAATGATTGATTTTGCAGTAGTAGAAGGTGGCGTTTACACCAACGAAGCCGGTGACATCGTTATAGGATTTAATCCCGAAGATGTCGGTGTTTATGAATTTACACTCACGGTTACTGAGAACGGATGCGAAGGTTTCTGCACGTTCGAAATCACTGTTCTTCAATCTGCTGTAGTTTATGCCGGTGCTGATGCATTCATCGAAGAAGGCGAAACATACACCATTTCTGATGCTACAGCATCTTATGCCATAGCACTCCTTTGGAGCACAGACGGTGACGGTACTTTTGATGATACTACTATTATCGATCCTACCTATACCCCGGGCTCGAATGATATTGCTGCTAAACAGGTTACGCTCTCTCTCTTCGGCGATGGCGATTGCCCCGATACAGATACAATGGTGCTGACTATTGGCGAGAATCCTTGCCCGAATCCTCCTGTTGTTAATGCCGGAGAGGATATGGAAGTATGTGCTGATGGCGAACCAATTGAACTCAATGCCTCTAGCGAATTTTGTACTAGTTACCAATGGTTCACTCCAGACGGACTTGGTTCATTTAGCGAAGAAAATATCTTGAATCCTACCTATACTCCTAGCCCACTTGACTATGCGGCTGGTTCAGTAGAGCTATGTGTAATGGCTGAGGGTCTCTCTGGCTGCAACGCCGTTACTGATTGCATGACCATTACATTCAACCCACTGCCCGAAGTTACGCTGGCAGCTTATGCACCTGTTTGCGAAGGTGAAGAAGAATTCGATCTTTATGGCGGTATGCCCGTAGGTGGAACCTACTTTGTAGACGATGTTGAAGCATTGACCTTTAACCCCGCAGTAGCTGGCCTTTACGACCTGATGTATACTTACACCGACGATAACGGCTGTAGCAATTCAGCAATGGGTAGTATTCTTGTTAATCCGTTGCCAGTTGTTGAATGCCCTGTTTTTGCTCCTGTTTGCGAAGGCATCGAAATGATTGTCTTTGACGAAATAGAAGGTGGTGTTTACACCAACGAAGATGGTGCTGTTGTTGCAGGATTTAATCCTATAACAGCCGGAGAATATGAATTTACACTCACCGTTACCAATGAGTTTGGCTGCTCAGCATTCTGCACGTTCGGGATTGAAGTTCTTCCGCTCCCAACTATTACTACACAGCCTGTGGATGTTGAAGTTCAAATCGGACAGCCATTCGAGCTTATCGTAGAAGCAGTAAACGCAACCGGATATCAGTGGTATTTTAATGGTGCTATTATTCCAGATGCTACTGATGCTGCCTACACCGTTGCAAGTGCACTGGGTGCAGATGCCGGAACTTATTATGTGATTGTTTCTGGCGATTGCGGTGATGTTACGTCAGTAGAAGTTACTGTTACCATTGCTGCCATTACCCCTGAAACTCAGGTTATCAACTTCTATGGTCCTGTAAACGGTATGTCAACCTATCTCGAACTGATAAATCCCGATATGTCCAACATCTTTGCTGATGTAATGGACGATCTATACTATGTTGAGATGAAGAACCCCTCGAAAATCTGGACACCGCTCAATACATCGTTTGATTTTAATGAAAGCAATGGAGCAAAAGTTGCTCTGTATGGCGGATATCCCTCTTCTATCGAAGTTGCAGGTTACGCGCGCACTGACAATACCGTTAACTTGCCTATGGGTGGTTCATATATGCCCATTTACTCACGCACTGCAGTAAGTGCTGCTGATGTATTCGGGCCATTGGGTGCTTCACTCTATGCCGTTTACAGTATGGATTATTCAGGTATTTACTGGCCAGCTTTTAATATTTACACTCTGCAAAACCTGATTCCGGGAAGTGCTTATAATGTTGTAATGACTGCTCCTGGTGTTGCTAATTTCGATGTTCCTATCGTTTTAACAGCGGTAGCCGGATACACCAATGTTCCTGCAAACCTTACAAGCTGGAATGACATGGTTCTCACCGCTACACAGCACAACATCGCAATTACTGCTGCTGCTTTGTCAGGACTGCAAATTGGTGACGTTATCGGTGCTTTCAACGAATATGGCCAGATGGCCGGTATGGTAGAAGTTACCAGTCTGATAGATAACCTGGTGCTGAGAGCATTTGGCGACAACCCTGCTACCGAAGCTGTAGAAGGCTTTGTAGAAGGCGACATGATTACCTTCAAAATCTGGCGCAACGGCGTTGAAATTTCTGCTGAAGCAACTTTCGCAGCTAACTTGCCCAACCAGAATGTATTTGCAAAAGATGGTATTTCTGCTGTCGAAGGCCTGAAAGCCGGTGTTACCGCTATCAACGACCTGAGCACTGAACTTACCGCTAACCTCTATCCTAATCCTGCTACCGACCTGGTGAATATCAACACCAACTTTGTGATCAGCAACATTAAAGTGATCAACTATGTAGGACAGGTGATCTTCGAAAATAATCCTTCACAGGAAGATTTCCAGATCAATACTTCAAACCTCGTTTCGGGAATGTACTTTGTACAGATCGAAAGCAACGAAGGTTATGTAATTACCAAAAGACTTACTATTAAGTAA